The sequence below is a genomic window from Cerasicoccus sp. TK19100.
AAATTAATGAAAGCGGAGTCGCTTCGTCTGCTGGTGTTACGCTTTATCGGGATAACGGCGAAGCAGATGGCTACACAGCTACGCAAAGCGGTGGAACTATTGTTCGTGATAATATTGCGACTGGTCTCAGTGGCGCTCAAACTTACGGCGTTACTCTCGACCTTACTGAGTGGGATGGAGCCACAAACTTTGGCACGATCACTTTCAATATTGCTGGCAACAGCAGCACACCCTATGCTTTTTCTGGTGATGTTTCTTTCGCCGCCATCGGCTTAGGGACGCCTAGCACTGGCACTGGCAACATTACTAGTTTCGAATTTTCGCAAATTCCCGAACCGCATACCTATTCGTTGATGGTTGGGCTGATGGCTCTCGGCGCATTAGTCATCTATCGTCGTAAGCGATAATTCCAAATTATTTCATACGCACATGCGAGATTGCATGAGAGAGTTTTACTTTCGGTGATCCCGCTAAACGCCCGGCGTATGTCCCGGGCGTTTTTCATGAATTATGTTCGTTTTAACAGCTGCTTCTTGTTCCATTCAACTTGATCAGAGTAGCGTGGCGGTAGGCCACGCAGTTCAAGATTTGGCGCGTGATCTTAAAAAGGTATTCGGCGTCACGCCTCGATTTGTTGATTCTGGTGAGGGATGTATCCATATTAGTCGAGACGAGACACTCTCGGCCGAAACTTGGCGTATTGGCTGTGGTGAACGCATCCACATTGCTGGTGGAAACGAGTTGGGTATTATTTACGGCATTTACGCATTCACCCATCGCTATCTGGGTGTAGACCCCCTTTGGTTCTGGAAGGACGCCGAGCCTGAACCGCAATCGGAGATTGAAATACCTTTCGGTGAAATAGGCTCGGACCCGCCCGTATTTGGCTGGAGAGGGTGGTTCATCAATGACGAAGATTTGCTAGGTCGATGGCAAGATAGTGGTAAAACACGCTTTACGAAATGGCCAAAAAGAGAAGAAACGCTGACCGCTGATGACGATGAGTTTTACGAAAAACGTCTGCTCAAATATTACTCGCCGATAATTGCGCCAGAGGTCATGGAAGCGGTATTCGAGGCGTTGCTTCGTCTGGGGGGCAACTTAATTATTCCGGCTTCGTTCATTGATATTATGAATCCGGATGAGGCTGCTATCATTGAGGCAGCAGTCTCGCGTGGGCTCTATGTGTCGCAGCATCATGTCGAGCCACTAGGTGTGTCGCATTTCGCTTACGAGACCTGGTGGTCCGGTCAGAACAAGGTACCTGAGTTCAGCTATCGGGAAGATCCTGAAGCCATGCGTGCTTGCTGGCGCGCCTACGCTCAAGAGTGGTCACGAGTAGGCGGTGATCACGTGCTTTGGCAGGTCGGATTACGGGGAAGGGGAGATCGCCCTCTTTGGGCGCATGACCCTGAGGCGAAAGCCAGTGCCGGTAAGTTCATTTCTGGCGCACTCCGTGACCAAATGGAAATTGTAAAAGAGATTGATGCGCGTCCAAATCCGCCTGCGACCATGACGCTATGGCTGGAAGGCGCAGAGCTAATCGAATCTGGCGTTTTGTTCGTGCCGGAAAACGTCATCGTCGTCTTCGCTGATCACGATTTGACGCAAGAGATGCGCAATGATTTTCATACGTTGCCGCGCGAACCTGAGCGTGGATACGGCGTTTATTATCACATTGCAGTGTGGTGCTTTGGTCCGCATTTAGTGCAGGGGGTGCCCCCGGAAAAGATCGCCACTACAGCCGAACAGGTTGCCGATAAAGGAGACACGGCTTATGCAATTCTCAATGTCGCTAACTTGCGGGAACATAGTCTTGGCGCTCAAGTCTGGAGCGAACAAGTTTGGCGTCCGGGAGACTTTGAAGCGGAGGCCTTTCTGAGACGCTGGGCACCGCAAGGTACTGCACATCTCTATTTAGATTTCTTTGAGGCTATGCCTGAACTGCGCTCTGGTTGGCGTCTTTACGACGGCTGTGTCCGTACCTTCATCAATAAAATAGTACGCTCAGCAGTCAGTGGCGAACCGCTTCCAGAGGTTGTCAGCGAATACACCGTCAAGCAGCCAACTGATCTTAAAGCTAAGCTAAACGAAGCGATCCACCAATTCGATATGCTTTTGCCTTTGGTGCAAGCCGCGGCGCTTCATAATCCAAATAGAGCATCTTTCTTGCGAGCGAACTTGGTTACGCAAGCATCAATCATGCGAGGCTTATATCGCGCTTTACTTGCGTTGCTTGATGATGAGCCGGATTTTTCCGCGGCCGCCAGTTCGCTCCGTGAAGCCATGAGTGTGCTGGCTAGTTCTGAGCAAGGGCGTTGGAGAAACTGGTATCTCGGTGACACGAAAGTTGGACTGCATGCGCTAGCAGAATCGCTGGAAAGTGCATATATTCTCACTGCGCGCTGAGTGCGCAGGGGGTGTTCGTGATTCAGAAAGTTTCATTTTGCGTCGGTTTTCTGGATGAAATGACATCAGCCAGAGGACTCAAGGCACCATTACCAATCAGGAATTGGCCAGGCAACTAATTGCGCAGGCTAGCTTTTGCCATTAAACGTAGCAAGGGGCACTATTTAATCAGTCTCAAATCTTCACGCCTTAGCAGTATTCATTATGATAAATTTTGTAGATTCTACGCACGGTGTTGCGGCCCGATCCGCTGAGTTTGAGGAACGCGATATTCGACTGATGGATGACGCAGGCATTGTCTGGATCTGGTATGGAGACTTCAATTTTGACCCGGTGGCTTTTGCTAAAGGTCGCTTCCTGCCTGAAGCCGTTCATACGACCTTTAAGCGATTGCATGAACTGCATGCCTGGGTCTTGAATTTTATTGCCACTAAGCCAGGCCCCCGGGAAATGGCTCAGACGGATCTAGTGCCGGGGAGTGACGGAAATTTCCAGGCAAGACGAACATAGGGAATAGATGCAGGCAGATTATATTCTAGAATCTATTACCGTTATCTTGAGCAAGCCATATGTTCAGGATGCTATTTATTGCAATTGGCGAGATGCTAAGAATTGCTGGCAATGCAAAGATGAAGATTGTCCGATTGAG
It includes:
- a CDS encoding glycosyl hydrolase 115 family protein; this encodes MFVLTAASCSIQLDQSSVAVGHAVQDLARDLKKVFGVTPRFVDSGEGCIHISRDETLSAETWRIGCGERIHIAGGNELGIIYGIYAFTHRYLGVDPLWFWKDAEPEPQSEIEIPFGEIGSDPPVFGWRGWFINDEDLLGRWQDSGKTRFTKWPKREETLTADDDEFYEKRLLKYYSPIIAPEVMEAVFEALLRLGGNLIIPASFIDIMNPDEAAIIEAAVSRGLYVSQHHVEPLGVSHFAYETWWSGQNKVPEFSYREDPEAMRACWRAYAQEWSRVGGDHVLWQVGLRGRGDRPLWAHDPEAKASAGKFISGALRDQMEIVKEIDARPNPPATMTLWLEGAELIESGVLFVPENVIVVFADHDLTQEMRNDFHTLPREPERGYGVYYHIAVWCFGPHLVQGVPPEKIATTAEQVADKGDTAYAILNVANLREHSLGAQVWSEQVWRPGDFEAEAFLRRWAPQGTAHLYLDFFEAMPELRSGWRLYDGCVRTFINKIVRSAVSGEPLPEVVSEYTVKQPTDLKAKLNEAIHQFDMLLPLVQAAALHNPNRASFLRANLVTQASIMRGLYRALLALLDDEPDFSAAASSLREAMSVLASSEQGRWRNWYLGDTKVGLHALAESLESAYILTAR